In Candidatus Methylomirabilis lanthanidiphila, the DNA window GATGCCATCGTGATGCGCCGGCAGCCGCTGTGATCTGCCGAGGATCGTTGTAAAATCTGCTTTCAGCCCTCTGCGGTTATAGGCTATAGTACAAGAGATAAGAAGGGGCTGGTCTGCTCGGTCTATTTGGTCTATGCGGTCTAGACTGAACGTTGGCGCCGGGCGAACAGCGATCTTGGATAAACCCAATAGACTCAACAGACGCAATAAACCCAACAGACGCAACAGACATTTTGTATAAAAGGAGCACAGATGATCGATAAAGAGCTGCTGGAGATCCTGGCTTGTCCGGCCTGTAAGGCTGGGGTCGTGCTGGACGAGCCCGCGTCACGGATCGTCTGTACGGCGTGTGGGCGGCGCTATCCGATCCGGGACGACATTCCCGTCATGCTGATCGATGAGGCGGAGGCTGGGCCGCCGTCACAGCCGTAGGGGAGAACACCGTGTCGAAGGTCAGGGTCAGATTTGCGCCGAGCCCGACGGGCTATCTGCATGTCGGTGGCGCCAGGACTGCGCTGTATAACTGGCTGTTCGCGCGTCACGAGAAGGGCGACTTCATCCTGCGGATTGAAGATACCGATGCGGAGCGGTCCACGGATGAATCCACGACAACGATCCTGGAAGCGCTGCGCTGGCTTGGCCTGGACTGGGATGAAGGGCCGGAGGTGGGCGGGCCGGTCGGACCGTATCGGCAGGCTGATCGTCTGAAGCTGTATCACGACTATGCGCAGCGGCTGCTGGACGAGGGCAAGGCCTACTACTGTATCTGCACGCCGGAGGAGCTGGAAGCGCGGCGCAAGGCGGCACTGGCGGCCGGGACCTCTCCAAGATACGACGGCCGCTGCCGACAGCGGGGTAACGATCCTGCGGGAGCAGACGGGAGAGGCGCCGTTGTCCGTCTGCTGGTCGGAGAGGAGGGGACGATCGAGATTGCCGACCTCGTTCACGGTCCGATTCGGTTTGAGACCGGCGATCTGGACGATTTCATCCTCCTGCGTTCCGACGGAATGCCGACATACAACTTTGCGGTCGTCGTAGACGACGTGCTGATGGGCATGACGCACGTGATCAGGGGTGACGATCATATCTCGAATACACCGCGTCAGATTGTACTCTACGAGGCGTTGGATCTTCCGATCCCGCACTTTGCCCATATTCCCATGATTTTGGGAGCCGATCGCTCCCGTCTTTCGAAACGGCACGGCGCCACGTCGGTTCTCGCCTACCAGCAGATGGGTTACCTGCCTGAG includes these proteins:
- a CDS encoding glutamyl-tRNA synthetase, encoding MSKVRVRFAPSPTGYLHVGGARTALYNWLFARHEKGDFILRIEDTDAERSTDESTTTILEALRWLGLDWDEGPEVGGPVGPYRQADRLKLYHDYAQRLLDEGKAYYCICTPEELEARRKAALAAGTSPRYDGRCRQRGNDPAGADGRGAVVRLLVGEEGTIEIADLVHGPIRFETGDLDDFILLRSDGMPTYNFAVVVDDVLMGMTHVIRGDDHISNTPRQIVLYEALDLPIPHFAHIPMILGADRSRLSKRHGATSVLAYQQMGYLPEAVVNYLARLGWSYGDQEIFTQDELVGYFSLERVGKTPAVFDPVKLEWLNGQYIKRASADRLTALLKPFWGAAGVSPEGLAGMGEDRLQRMVCLFQERARTLTELASSSRFVFDGKIERDAAAALKVLTPEAKARVRTLAAEIEALPTFTAETLETLFRTRAAALGIKLVDLAQPFRVALSGKTVSPPIFPIMELMGWNAVRRRVEEALEGEG